From Rubrivirga sp. SAORIC476, a single genomic window includes:
- a CDS encoding YceI family protein — protein MLRLGLLVSILVGVTATAPPRYEVASGSRVWIDGTATTGAWTCEADEVRGHGLVADGADLAAEGTVPVRDFDCGSGPMNRDLYRALQADAHPTIAFVLTHADAPRAGAVGAWAPVRATGTLQIAGATRRVSVAAEGRRLGDGRVALRGEHALRMTDFGIRPPSHALGLVRAHDAIVARFDLVAVAR, from the coding sequence ATGCTCCGCCTCGGTCTCCTCGTCTCCATCCTCGTCGGCGTCACGGCCACCGCGCCGCCTCGCTACGAGGTCGCCTCGGGCAGTCGCGTCTGGATCGACGGCACCGCGACGACGGGTGCCTGGACGTGCGAGGCCGACGAGGTCCGGGGCCACGGTCTGGTGGCCGACGGCGCCGACCTCGCGGCCGAGGGCACGGTGCCGGTGCGCGACTTCGACTGCGGCTCGGGCCCGATGAACCGGGACCTGTACCGCGCCCTCCAGGCCGACGCTCACCCGACCATCGCCTTCGTGCTCACCCACGCCGACGCCCCTCGGGCCGGCGCCGTGGGCGCCTGGGCGCCGGTCCGGGCCACCGGCACCCTTCAGATCGCGGGCGCCACGCGGCGCGTGTCGGTCGCCGCCGAAGGGCGCCGCCTGGGCGACGGCCGCGTCGCCCTCCGGGGCGAGCACGCGCTCCGCATGACCGACTTCGGCATCCGGCCCCCTTCCCACGCGCTCGGCCTCGTCCGCGCGCACGACGCCATCGTCGCCCGCTTCGACCTCGTCGCCGTCGCTCGCTGA